The Leptidea sinapis chromosome 17, ilLepSina1.1, whole genome shotgun sequence genome contains the following window.
CGGGCCGAGATACAATATAATGGCGTATAGATGAACAAGGCGTGCAAGAGAGGAAAAACATCTGTAACGGAGAGAAAAGCAATCTATTATTTCTGTAACCGATTTAGATTTACAAATCGTGAACGTgtacagtacagtacagtacagtatagtacagtacagtacagtacagtataagtacagtacagtacagtacagtacagtacagtactAAGTCCGCCAGTTAAGTAATACAAGTAACATAGACTACGGAatgtgaaaatttaaaattatgttttatcaaaaattatGTTGCTTTGAACTTTATCAGATTaagaacataattattattgtgccTAACTATAGGTACAGAAGTAGACGTCGATTTTGAACTAAATTATTTAACACAAATTGAAAGTAACCCAGTAATATTACTTAACTTAGTGTAACTTAACTTTCACTTTGTACCGGCTTCATGATTCAAGAGAGTTTTAATTTCAGTAttctaaatgtttttattaattaaagtgtttgtttaattataatcaGGTAAATTGTTAGTCTTAAGTTAAGTTGTTGAAtagtttattaatatagttaggtcATCATAGTTAGTCAGGTAAGgtattgaaacaaaattttattaaaaaattattatgcaGTTACTTTTATGTATGTgagtaacataaaataaataaaaataaatttaaattaaatataaagaaaatccGCTTGCATAATTTTGCAGATTTAGCCTCTCTAACTGTTGAGCCGGGTACAGACAAATTGGGCTTGGATAATGTATAAGTCAAGATAGTCTCTTGCAGTTACACAACCGATAACaacaggccagaaatattaCTTGAGTGTGactagctacgtcttacactcgcgatttgtatgacactttgtgttattaCTAAATTTATTAGTATTTGGAAAAAAACGTGGGTTGGATCGGAACTTAAAGTTAACGATTTTAATATAACGAGCACCGTAGGTCATCTAACGGTAGGGCATATCCATAGGTCATCTAATCGTATGTCATCTAACCGTAGACCATATGCGTAGAACATCTAACACTTGGCCATATCTTGAGGTCATCTAACCGTAGGCCATATCCGTAGGTCATCTAACCGTAGGTCATCTAACTGTAGGCCATATCCGTAGGTCATTTAACCGTAGGTAATCTAACTGTTGGCCATATCCGTAGGTCATCTAACCGTAGATCATCTAACCATATCCGTAGGTCATCTAATAATAACGTACCTAAGCGAAACGCAGGTATGTAAGCCGTTCCGGCGTGGTTTACTACGTCTTACTACTGAGTGCGTTGACTGTTTTTTGGTTTGttctgtattatatattttagtatttattcgctaatatatatatgtacctacTCGGGGGAAAGTAGAATTTCACTACTCGAGTGTATTGGGGTCTCGATAACGTCTCATGTCTACAAATTGCAACCTCGTTAGGAATCGCTAACTTTCTAGCCTTGCTCTACGATACAGGTTAGAACGATTgtaacagcagaggaatcacaagagcgttgtatACTTTATAAAACGTCGAATAAAGTATATGAATTGGAAAACCAAAAACACATTGGTAGGTATCAAACTATATCAACACAGGTTACACCTCCCCCGTCCACATGCAGAAAATTTCGCTGCGATTTTTATATGAGATAAAGTGAGGACACGAGTAGGACTTTCAGCTATTGGTTAGTGATACGCCCTTACTACCCTACTACTTACAATCTAGTGCCGCTCACAGTTATTGAGAATcacaaaattctgatcggcattGCACTGCGCTCGTCAGTTTGTCTCATTAGCTATTAGCTCAGtatattcactagctacgtcgtaAGTGCATTTCAGAGTAATGATtgtaaattactgcttcacggcagaaaagatTAATTGCGCAACATATTCTATATAGAAGAAATAAATTGCCCAACATAttctaaatgaaaaaatataatttccataattattaatataataatatttacacgaGTGCTGGTTTTACAATTATGTAATGACAGTTAAGTACGTTGAACCGTAGGTAAGTACCGTTCATATACAGTACTAGTTGGTGCCCATGATGACGTCCGCGTGGATGTTATAAACAAGAACAAATAATATGTCTACATTTAGTGTGGTAGTATGTAGTGTGTATGTTGTCCTGACTTTTGCCTACCGCACTTGAACCGCACGTCAATCATACACCGACCCAAGATGAGTACCGAAACATCTTCTTTCTCGCTCGCGCTTttcattgcatttttttttatggaatagagtacaaacgagcgtacgggtcacctgttgttaagtgatcaccgccgcccacattctcttgcaacaccagaggaatcacaagagcgttgccggcctttaaggaaggtgtacgcgttttttttgaaagtacccatgtcgtatcgtcccgaaaacaccgcacaaggaagctcattccacagctttgtagtacgtggaagaaagctccttgaaaaccgcactgtggaggaccgccacacatccagatggtgaggatgataacctaacttgtggcgtgtcgtgcgaaggtggaattcggcgacaggaatcagcttaaacagctcttcggaacactccccgtgataaatgcggtagaagacacacattgaggcgacgtctctacgcaacgccaagtgatccagccgttcacagagcactgggtccccgacaattcgagctgctctgcattgcacgcggtcaaatggatcgagctgatactggggtgcgccagaccagagatgacagcaatactccatgtgtggccggacctgcgctttgtagagcgctagtaaaTTATTAGCTAAGCCGTGTACAGACTCGGGATTGTGGAGAGGCCTTGAATCTTTTTCGTGAAATAGAGCTATTGTTGTCCAGTGTTTGTGAATCTAAGCTTACATTTGTTGCAGGTGAAACAAATCTTGTGATCCCGTTCGAGGACGATGACTTCCTGATGAAGTTTCTGAGACCTTGTAAGTTCTATGCAGAGAGCGCGTTTAAAAAGGTAAacactaacataataatatgagtcGATTTCCGATAAAGATAGTGAGaaacaaataaatcaaaaatttatcatttatgtATGGTTTTAGCTCATGTACATCAGTTATCCTCCCTAACGGTATCATGTACAGTAATCCGCATTAAAATGTGGTGAGCGTACATAacttaaaaattgaaaattgcgAACGCCTTTACCTATTTCCTACATAATTGTGTACATCTTTATTTATTACCTGTGAAAACTTGTAATTCGTCGTATGTGTACATTTTACAACTCTTACAGTATAATTAGTTGTAAGATTGtccattatattaaaataaaatagacatTATCGCTTAAAATGCACTTGGTGAAACATTGGGGtatctagtaaaaaaataaaaacaatttaatttgaattagacAGATGGTAAACAGCATGGAAAATGAAAGAGCTTGACGTTGAAATTTAGGACATCACAGGGCTCCAGCTTccataaaaaacacaaaacattTTGTATTCTATTGCTTATGTTTGTGCTtgtcatattaaataatacaaaatatattttatgtactatAAATTTTCCTTAACGGTGTAGGGATCTCCCTAACACACATTATTGAtaacaatttattgaaataatgacATGAGTTCATTTAACTAGGTTACATTGAAGATAagtaattagttatttaaagTCGTTCTACAGATATAACTGCAATTTGTAAGTTAATTAGGTATAAATATACTCGATAGCGAAAGCTCCTCtctgattatattattattgtattggcAAGGGACCTTAatgagataaaatatttaagttagatGTCTTCGAGGCTGATATTCACAAATCGTGTTCAATATGgaaaattacttattaaacataactttattaaattagaatattttacaatatagtatattaaaacattttttcaataatactgaatataatatatcaatttatattattaatttaaatgtaatttatttacaacaaaaaaaatcttatatgtATCTGATCATATTTGCAATAGtaaaacggccttacaaataaatttagtttaagtaCCTGTAAAAAACCAAGAACATCAAAATGTTGAGTCTATGTCGAGCTGGCAACACTGTTATTGATAATTCTTAAGTTTTCCCAACGTcaagccttgcaaataaacgcaggAAGTGtgacaagaatattttaataaaagatgTGTTCAATGGTTTCAGATCCAAGCTTATTACAAGTTTCGATTAGCCCACGAATATTACTGTAAAGATCTGAGGCCGGACGCAGTGCGGTCAGCTTTCGACCACTCTGTCGTGTCCATACTATCTCCTCGAGACCAAGATGGACGACGCACTATGTTAGTTGAGTCTGGAGGTGAGAACTTGGTAAATATTTGGCCAAATGTCATGAACATCGTTTTCCTATGGGCACTATGAGCTTATACAACGAAATACACCTACGTTGATAGAGCGAAGACGATATCTGAACGAACGTTACGTACATTTGTTAACGCCACTATCTATCTCTACCCTTGTCCTTCTATCACGCTCTCTCTCTTCCCCACTTCGCTGCACCGCGCCATTTTGAAGGACGGACCAGTCTTTCACCAATATTATATTCACGGTCCGCGCACGCGCTTGATACCAAGTGAACTCGCTCCGCTCGCAAACTATCGCACCGCGAAACGAATTGTGAAAAGGAGGAAAACCGCTTGAACCAGTTGGACTACAAACAAGGATCGGAGGTCGTGTCCTGCGTTTTCTAGTCCTACACACAGTCCACTCCGCAAGAAGTCCGCTGAACTGCGGCTGCATTgctaaaaggcatttattttctcaaaatttattcctttagaattatttttgatgtcatttctaatatactggatactactaccgcttcggaaacaaatggcgctctgagagagaagaagcagcgcaagatactcccagaatttttttttgcgctctttttaataaaaatatacaataattgtactgtcattgctattgctataaacgCCGACAGCGGTCTTCACAATACTTGTACACTACTAAGCGACTCGGACTCATTCGATACCCGTAAAATGAACCAACGCCCCTCAGTTGTACTACTACTCGTATGGAAGCAAATTAATTGTTTTAGCCCTCAAGAACAATCATTTTCATTTctaaagtgaaatttttttctAACATCAAGCAAAATCACAGTGATAAGATATGCAGTagacaagaaacaaaaaatattgattataaattatgattaactaatgtattatgtattttttataacttgCCCGTCATAATGTattggcaaacatgtactttataatatttgggTAACAtcaacatgtttatgcaaataaaaactttgactttttgttaattttgtcGATTGGTACTTTTCCAGAATGTTGGAATTCCCGTGAAGTGCCGCTCGCTGAAGTATTTCGTGGTGTCCAAATGGGCCTTGAGTCAGCCATGGTGGAGCCGAAGACGCAAGTGGCTGGGGTCAGCGTCATATTGAACATGAAGGGCCTGTCCTTCACACACATCATGCAGTTCACACCATCCTTCGCGAAGATGATCGTTGACTGGATTCAGGTTTAACACTTTTCATCTTTCATTCGTTTTCAACTAGCTGATTCCCGCGACTTCATTCACATTCTATTtctatatcaataaaattttaattcttaaaaCTCTTAactactttatattaaatgaagatatccaaatagttttttttagataaggGCCAAATGTCCAAAGGCTGAGATTTATAAAGCGTACTTACACTTGGCTCAGACTTATCTAGAGACTTCTTCGTATTTATAAATATCGCTTTGTGTGCGAGCTATAGGTACTTATGCATATGTCCATCATAACGACGACTTGGGAAACACTCAGGCTATAAGCTGAACAAAACCCTGTTGCGTGGACTACACACGAAGTCcataatcaaattgaaagaaatagaaaatatagTCAGTATagttttcttaattaaatttatttatcaacaCTTAATCATAGCGTCTGTGTTACAAATAATCAACAATATCAAAAATCCTCTCTAaaaagacatattttttttttcaaaaatcacaTGGATTATTCTTATTGGcttatttaaattgtagaaagtaatatcttaatattattttctgttcAGCACAGACAAGTTATCTATAAATGACACCCTTAATCTTTCTAGATCTTACATTGCGCAGGCACGTAATGCCACGAAAATCTGTTATTATTAGAGTTCTTGGcatctattaatttttataatatatatagtaataataataaaatagataacATAATGATGAGAATCCCTCCCCAAGCATTCTCGAGTCGTATTCTGGGAAGGTCACAGAACCGCGCATAAAGTCTCGccaagtatcggaatactgggtctcgaaatctcgagggATTCcaaattccgtggccatctggagagcaaagccaaactgTCAaagtcataaatagagcacggcaatacttaaaGCCGGCCCagattctagcgctgtacaaagcgcaggtccggccacacatggagtattgctgtcacccccatcaccccagtatcagctcaatccatttaACCACGTGTAACGAGAGCAGCTTTACCTTTACTCTAGGACCCAGACTGTTGACGGCTGGAgaacttagcgttgcgtagagacgttgctttatagtgcgtcttctaccgcaggTATCatagggagtgttccgaagaactgctTCATGTGATTCTTACCGCGGAATTCCACACTCCACaaattaggttatcatccccaccatctggatgtgtggcggtcccaacagttttcaaggagctttcttccacgtactacaaagccgtggaatgagcttccttgtacggtgcttccggaacgatacgacatgggaatcttcaaaaaaatctcatacaccttccttaaggccgacaacgctcatgtgtttcctctgttgttgcaagagaatgtaggcggcggtgatcacttaatctTAATTACTTAATCACTCGTTCGTCTTCCtttttctatgagaaaaaaTATATGATCATCAACAGTGACATGCAGTCTTCAACAGCTGTTTGACGAGCTATTTTTGGCCCAGGGGGCACACAGCACCATATTATAACTTCGTATTGTCCGTTGTGTATTCCTCTGTTTAGGGTAATTGTTGaccaaaaaaaatatccacTTCTTTGTAAAAGTCAGTGCACCGGCGGCGTAGCTTCAGCAGAGATTTCGACTGATCCCTCACCTTATCTCATCTTCCTCGGATTCCGATTAATAGTCTTGCTTTTCTAAATAATCAATTTCTTCGTCGGAGCTTGATTCAACTTCATAAACATCATTACAGATATCAACTTCAGCCAGACACGACTCAGCTGCATCACGTCGATTATTCATTTTTTCTTCTAACAAACAtcatgttattaaaaaaatacgtttaaaaaaaccgacttcaaaaactgaaagcatcaaataactaaaaatttaatttaatacacctcttatgcatacatttacctttaatattaataaaatactattattaatatgtgCTACATACTGATAGGTTTTAAGAGACTTAACCATTGCACGTCTGACGCTCCACACAAATACTTTAAGACTAATGAATGACCAATATAACATTTGTTTCAGGATTGTATACCAATGCGAGTGAAGGGTATCCACATAGTGAACCAGCCATATA
Protein-coding sequences here:
- the LOC126969264 gene encoding clavesin-1-like, whose amino-acid sequence is MGLRYEADGTPYVHWNGHKIKLEREPLNEITFIEKAEKELRETPENVEKALKELRELLKGETNLVIPFEDDDFLMKFLRPCKFYAESAFKKIQAYYKFRLAHEYYCKDLRPDAVRSAFDHSVVSILSPRDQDGRRTMLVESGECWNSREVPLAEVFRGVQMGLESAMVEPKTQVAGVSVILNMKGLSFTHIMQFTPSFAKMIVDWIQDCIPMRVKGIHIVNQPYIFNMLFALFKPFLREKLRSRIYFHGTDKNSLLQHINGVALMQKLGGTLPDNEITGDMIWNMLHHYDENFRVLNTYGYINNNNK